Proteins encoded in a region of the Thunnus thynnus chromosome 8, fThuThy2.1, whole genome shotgun sequence genome:
- the b3gnt5a gene encoding lactosylceramide 1,3-N-acetyl-beta-D-glucosaminyltransferase A, translating into MFMNFRRIHKCQCVQLLTTGLVLCMVMVCWEELDHHVVSHMRSYTYRYLINSYDFLNSSFAINSNYHTRSNGGDGGLVSYPYLINHPGKCRGGAADGKKWDDVLLLLFVKSSPENLERRQAIRDTWGNESYVWSELGASVRVVFALGVHQDVGQRSKMQSELLKEDQAYGDLIQQDFVDTFHNLTTKLILQFHWCHQYCPKAHFLMSADDDIFVHMPNLVKYLQQLLGSQSGAKDLWVGHVHRGAPPIRRKDSKYHVPYELYPWPSYPDYTAGAGYVVSGDVAAKIYQATLALNSSMYIDDVFMGICAKAMGVSPQEHSYFSGEGKAPYHHCIYDHMITSHGHAIDVRSLWQEATDPTVYSHSRGFMGNMYCTAVRVMLLCLPYYQNTYSCMAAFT; encoded by the coding sequence ATGTTCATGAATTTCCGACGCATCCACAAGTGCCAGTGTGTGCAGCTGCTGACCACAGGCCTGGTGCTGTGTATGGTGATGGTCTGCTGGGAGGAGCTGGACCACCATGTTGTCAGTCACATGAGGTCCTACACATACCGCTACTTGATCAACAGTTACGACTTTCTCAATTCTTCCTTCGCCATCAACTCAAACTATCATACTAGAAGCAATGGTGGGGATGGTGGGTTGGTAAGCTATCCATATCTCATCAACCACCCAGGTAAATGTAGAGGCGGTGCTGCAGATGGGAAAAAGTGGGATGATGTCCTCCTGCTTCTGTTTGTAAAATCATCTCCAGAGAACCTTGAGCGGCGCCAGGCGATCAGGGACACATGGGGTAATGAGAGCTACGTTTGGTCTGAACTAGGAGCAAGTGTGAGGGTGGTGTTCGCCCTCGGAGTACATCAGGATGTTGGGCAGAGATCCAAGATGCAGAGTGAACTGCTGAAGGAGGACCAGGCCTATGGAGACCTGATCCAGCAGGACTTTGTGGACACCTTCCACAACCTGACTACCAAACTGATCCTGCAGTTCCACTGGTGCCACCAGTACTGCCCTAAGGCGCACTTCCTCATGTCTGCAGATGACGACATCTTTGTCCACATGCCCAACTTGGTAAAGTacctgcagcagctcctggGTAGCCAATCAGGGGCTAAAGACCTGTGGGTGGGGCATGTACACAGAGGAGCCCCTCCAATTCGCCGTAAAGACAGTAAATACCACGTTCCTTATGAGCTGTACCCCTGGCCCTCTTACCCAGACTACACTGCTGGTGCAGGATACGTGGTCTCGGGGGATGTGGCTGCTAAGATCTACCAAGCGACTCTGGCGCTGAACTCCTCCATGTACATCGATGATGTCTTCATGGGGATTTGTGCCAAAGCCATGGGGGTCTCTCCCCAGGAGCATTCGTACTTTTCAGGGGAGGGCAAGGCTCCGTACCACCACTGCATCtatgatcacatgatcacatcGCATGGGCACGCCATAGATGTGCGCTCACTATGGCAGGAAGCAACAGACCCTACAGTATATAGCCACTCCAGAGGATTTATGGGCAATATGTACTGCACAGCAGTGAGAGTGATGCTTCTGTGTCTGCCATATTACCAGAACACTTACTCCTGTATGGCTGCTTTTACATAA